In Methanomicrobium antiquum, one DNA window encodes the following:
- a CDS encoding DUF2073 domain-containing protein has translation MIQGVQIDLISSERLDHLTTLEKIRLILDEVMEGNVVVLEKGLSPDEQSLLIETTMREITPDGFAGIEMETYSAGSSEHTKSGGLFGGIFGKKESSTGRLTVIGPANQMKTLKKDKDLISTWVSSR, from the coding sequence ATGATTCAGGGTGTACAAATTGATCTTATCTCTTCAGAACGTCTTGATCATCTGACAACTCTTGAAAAGATAAGACTTATTCTGGATGAGGTTATGGAAGGAAATGTTGTTGTTCTTGAAAAAGGCCTGTCTCCTGATGAACAAAGCCTTCTTATTGAGACCACAATGCGTGAAATAACCCCTGACGGATTTGCAGGAATTGAGATGGAGACATATTCTGCAGGCAGTAGCGAGCACACAAAATCAGGCGGTCTTTTTGGCGGCATCTTCGGAAAAAAAGAGAGCAGTACAGGTCGTCTGACAGTTATTGGGCCTGCAAACCAGATGAAGACTTTAAAAAAGGACAAAGATCTCATAAGCACATGGGTATCTTCAAGATAA
- a CDS encoding Era-like GTP-binding protein: MNFFVRTRQKFSKIITGLFKKKQMRIGIYGPPNAGKTTLSNRIVRDWTGDAIGPVSEIPHETRRARRKEGVKISDEKGNSINIDIVDTPGVTTKIDYKEFLEYGIEQDEAVVRAREATEGVAEAMHWLREDIDGVIYMLDSTQDPFIQVNIMLVGIIESRDLPVIIVANKNDLPDASSARIKSAFPQHPVISISGLEGNNVEELYEKMIEYFG, encoded by the coding sequence ATGAATTTTTTCGTAAGAACGAGACAAAAGTTTTCAAAAATAATAACCGGGCTTTTTAAGAAAAAGCAGATGAGAATTGGTATTTATGGTCCCCCCAATGCCGGAAAAACCACTCTCTCCAACAGAATTGTGCGTGACTGGACAGGAGATGCAATAGGGCCTGTAAGTGAAATTCCGCATGAAACACGCCGTGCACGTCGAAAAGAAGGAGTTAAAATATCTGACGAGAAGGGAAATTCAATAAACATTGATATTGTGGACACTCCCGGAGTTACTACAAAAATTGACTACAAAGAATTTTTAGAATACGGAATTGAGCAGGACGAGGCTGTTGTAAGGGCACGTGAGGCAACAGAAGGCGTTGCAGAAGCTATGCACTGGCTTCGTGAGGATATTGATGGTGTCATCTACATGCTTGATTCAACACAGGATCCCTTTATTCAGGTAAATATTATGCTTGTGGGAATCATAGAAAGTCGTGATCTTCCGGTAATCATTGTTGCAAACAAAAATGATCTTCCAGATGCATCTTCGGCAAGAATTAAAAGTGCTTTTCCACAGCATCCGGTTATATCCATTTCAGGTCTTGAAGGCAATAATGTAGAAGAGCTTTATGAAAAAATGATTGAATACTTTGGGTGA
- a CDS encoding cyclic nucleotide-binding/CBS domain-containing protein: MSDNRIDTNHFSIDVPVKEVMRYNPVTISSEANVWKAAEKMCQNGVGSCIVLQNNIPKGIVTEEDLTCKVVALNKKPADVYVSEIMSTPLITIDSEKTVGDATHMMVKNKVRRLPVVENQKVIGLVTVRDILSVSNELNEIMSDLIKVNHNYDEAMTGVCDICGKMSDSLTAEDGRLVCPECKQSDDTD, translated from the coding sequence ATGAGTGATAACAGAATTGACACAAACCACTTTAGTATTGATGTTCCTGTAAAGGAAGTCATGAGATACAACCCTGTCACTATAAGTTCCGAAGCAAACGTATGGAAGGCGGCGGAAAAAATGTGCCAGAACGGAGTGGGTAGTTGTATAGTCTTGCAAAATAATATACCCAAAGGTATTGTCACAGAAGAGGATCTTACATGCAAGGTTGTCGCACTTAATAAAAAGCCGGCAGATGTTTATGTAAGTGAAATTATGAGCACCCCCCTTATTACAATAGATTCTGAAAAAACAGTAGGGGACGCAACTCATATGATGGTCAAAAACAAGGTGAGAAGACTACCCGTTGTTGAAAATCAAAAAGTAATAGGTCTTGTCACAGTACGTGACATACTTTCTGTCTCAAATGAACTAAACGAAATAATGTCTGATCTAATAAAAGTAAATCATAATTATGATGAGGCAATGACCGGAGTATGTGATATCTGTGGAAAGATGTCAGACAGTCTTACAGCTGAAGACGGAAGGCTTGTCTGCCCCGAATGCAAACAAAGTGACGATACTGACTGA
- a CDS encoding CBS domain-containing protein, with translation MQKDVKNHNYELLNIATRDVISVSPTTSIIGAVELMTKKGFRRLPVTDPGTNKIIGIVTAGDIINFMGGGEKFNLVSGKHKGNIIAALNDSVREIMSTKLLTLKESAKVIDVAATIVNKKCGGIPIVDDEGILRGIVTERDILKVFCETPNYLSVSDIMTKSPHVTSPDATICGVTREMIKKKFRRLPVVSDDVLFGIVTAMDIMKYVGNGDVFKEMVTGDVSDVMSVPIRKLINGDLYTTSPDESISRVAQEMIGKGVGALPVIENSHLIGVITEFDLVKALSIEKNQG, from the coding sequence ATGCAAAAGGATGTGAAAAACCACAACTATGAACTATTAAATATTGCCACCCGTGATGTTATCTCAGTCTCTCCGACAACCAGCATCATAGGTGCTGTTGAATTGATGACCAAAAAGGGATTTCGCCGACTTCCTGTAACTGACCCCGGAACAAACAAAATAATCGGAATTGTAACAGCAGGAGATATCATTAATTTTATGGGAGGCGGTGAAAAATTCAATCTGGTCTCCGGAAAGCACAAAGGAAATATTATTGCGGCATTAAACGACAGCGTTCGTGAGATAATGAGCACTAAGCTTTTGACTCTTAAGGAGAGCGCCAAAGTCATTGATGTCGCGGCAACAATTGTCAACAAAAAATGCGGAGGTATCCCAATAGTTGATGATGAAGGAATATTAAGAGGAATTGTCACAGAAAGAGACATTTTAAAAGTTTTCTGTGAAACACCGAATTATCTTTCTGTCTCAGACATAATGACAAAAAGTCCGCATGTAACTTCACCTGACGCAACAATATGTGGTGTTACAAGAGAGATGATCAAGAAGAAATTCCGCCGACTTCCTGTTGTTTCCGATGATGTCCTCTTTGGGATTGTTACCGCAATGGATATTATGAAATATGTTGGCAACGGGGATGTCTTTAAGGAAATGGTTACCGGAGATGTATCAGACGTCATGTCTGTCCCAATTAGAAAACTCATAAATGGGGATTTATATACAACATCTCCTGATGAGAGCATAAGCAGGGTTGCACAGGAAATGATTGGAAAAGGAGTAGGAGCACTTCCTGTAATTGAAAATTCACACCTTATAGGTGTGATAACAGAATTTGATCTTGTAAAAGCTCTATCTATTGAGAAAAATCAGGGTTAA
- a CDS encoding HPP family protein, which yields MSEKLLIKDVMSKPVTIAKSAVITEALDKMLDLGVDPLIVTNNGGVAGTISRKSIADILGSKKTSAISPTKIHVANRTDENFTSAYPDQDAELLIPLLQEYKVVVVLDEEHRLVGKVDATDLLSVMLPEASVENIMQIAHTIHPGERVVHLRRKMMDEGVTKYVVIDEEKGDVVGVVTETDIAKSMRSFRENVGDNHQEYQVRNLFVNDIMTSPALAVDVETDIDAIKDLIITKKISSVPVLKDGRLVGIISKDALLVAL from the coding sequence ATGAGTGAAAAATTACTGATAAAAGATGTTATGTCAAAACCTGTAACTATTGCAAAATCTGCAGTAATTACTGAAGCTCTCGATAAAATGCTTGATTTGGGCGTAGATCCCCTGATTGTAACAAACAACGGAGGTGTTGCCGGCACAATATCCAGAAAGTCAATTGCAGACATTTTGGGAAGCAAAAAAACCTCTGCCATTTCTCCAACAAAAATTCATGTGGCAAACAGGACAGATGAGAATTTCACATCAGCATATCCTGATCAGGATGCAGAATTATTAATTCCACTGCTTCAGGAGTACAAAGTTGTTGTAGTACTTGATGAGGAACACAGGCTTGTTGGAAAGGTGGATGCAACTGACCTTTTATCAGTTATGCTTCCCGAAGCATCGGTTGAAAATATTATGCAGATAGCCCATACAATACATCCTGGTGAGCGTGTAGTCCATCTTAGAAGAAAAATGATGGATGAAGGCGTAACCAAATATGTGGTTATTGATGAGGAGAAAGGAGATGTTGTCGGAGTTGTCACCGAAACCGATATTGCAAAATCGATGCGCAGTTTCCGTGAGAATGTCGGAGATAACCATCAGGAGTATCAGGTCAGAAATCTGTTTGTAAACGATATTATGACAAGCCCTGCACTTGCTGTTGATGTTGAAACAGACATTGATGCAATAAAGGACTTAATAATTACAAAAAAGATAAGTTCTGTACCTGTTTTAAAGGATGGAAGACTTGTAGGAATTATTTCAAAAGATGCACTTTTAGTTGCACTTTGA
- a CDS encoding deoxyhypusine synthase, whose product MKTINSAIPEKDISKLLENMSHTGFQGRKLGESLGVWEHMIEDESCTILLGLSGAMIPAGMQALLCELVSRRYIDVIVSTGANMFHDACEHLNVRHYRGHHNVDDTELFSKGIDRIYDVFAYENEFRDVDLAISRFAEEISPYCASSSDFTEKLGKWLLMKNPKGKSVLSECTKAGVPVFIPAICDSSIGIGLLMARRKGADISVDQIADVDEITRIVELSDRTGVVYVGGGVPKNFIQQTQVIASIHDAGKEGHHYAIQYTTDSPHWGGLSGCTFEEAISWGKETPDCRNVQCFCDATIALPVVVSGLVSKNPIRKNIPDVRKMTGAGQKN is encoded by the coding sequence ATGAAAACAATTAATTCTGCAATTCCAGAAAAGGATATTTCAAAACTACTTGAAAATATGAGCCACACAGGTTTTCAGGGGAGAAAACTTGGAGAGTCACTGGGTGTATGGGAACATATGATAGAAGATGAATCATGCACTATATTGCTTGGGCTTTCAGGGGCGATGATTCCCGCAGGAATGCAGGCATTACTGTGTGAGCTTGTAAGCAGGCGTTATATTGATGTGATTGTATCAACAGGCGCAAATATGTTTCATGATGCCTGTGAACACTTAAATGTACGTCATTACCGCGGGCATCATAATGTTGATGACACTGAACTCTTCTCAAAAGGAATAGACAGGATATATGATGTTTTTGCATACGAAAATGAGTTTCGTGATGTGGATTTGGCAATATCCAGGTTTGCAGAAGAAATATCTCCATACTGTGCATCATCATCAGATTTCACAGAAAAGCTTGGCAAATGGCTTCTCATGAAAAATCCAAAAGGAAAATCAGTTCTTTCTGAATGTACAAAGGCAGGCGTTCCCGTATTTATTCCGGCAATATGTGATTCATCAATAGGGATAGGACTTTTAATGGCAAGAAGAAAAGGAGCTGATATTTCTGTTGATCAGATTGCAGATGTAGATGAGATTACTAGAATTGTCGAACTCTCAGACAGAACCGGAGTAGTATATGTCGGCGGAGGCGTTCCTAAAAATTTCATTCAGCAAACGCAGGTAATCGCATCCATTCATGATGCCGGAAAAGAAGGGCATCATTACGCCATACAATATACAACCGATTCCCCGCACTGGGGCGGACTTTCCGGATGCACTTTTGAAGAGGCAATAAGCTGGGGAAAAGAAACACCGGACTGCAGAAATGTTCAGTGCTTCTGCGATGCGACAATAGCACTTCCTGTTGTAGTATCAGGTCTTGTATCCAAAAATCCGATCAGGAAAAATATACCGGATGTCAGAAAAATGACTGGTGCAGGACAGAAAAATTAG
- a CDS encoding 30S ribosomal protein S13 translates to MEEKEINYFVRIENADLDGTKSVQIALTGLPGIGLHTSVNIAKMAGVDPLATLGLLDEEPVDRIREVIATYIERVPTWMLNRQKDYYSGAAKQLLGSDLNMAIDDDINRMRKIRCYRGIRHETGQKVRGQRTKSTGRRGSTVGVSRKKK, encoded by the coding sequence ATGGAAGAAAAAGAGATTAATTACTTTGTTAGGATTGAAAACGCTGATCTTGACGGTACAAAATCAGTCCAGATTGCTCTGACAGGACTTCCGGGAATCGGGCTTCATACCTCTGTAAACATTGCAAAAATGGCAGGAGTAGATCCCCTTGCAACTCTCGGTCTTCTTGATGAAGAGCCGGTCGACCGCATTCGTGAGGTTATTGCAACCTACATAGAGCGTGTTCCAACCTGGATGCTCAATCGCCAGAAAGACTACTATTCAGGAGCCGCAAAACAGCTTTTGGGTTCAGACTTAAACATGGCGATTGATGATGACATCAACCGTATGAGAAAAATTCGCTGTTACCGTGGTATCCGCCACGAAACAGGTCAGAAAGTTCGCGGTCAGCGCACAAAATCCACAGGCAGGCGCGGAAGCACTGTCGGTGTCAGCAGGAAGAAGAAGTGA